The genomic segment CATTGGATCCTCCTGCCGTCGGATCTGGAGCGCCTTGCCCAATCCGCCATCAGCGCCCAGCTCTTCGCCGCCAACATCTTCTTCACCTTCTCCTTGGACACCGGCTACTTCGCCGACGATGCGAGCCTCGAGCCCCTGCTCCATCTATGGTCCCTAGGAGTGGAGGAGCAATTCTATTTCCTGTGGCCGCTGCTCCTGCTGGCGGGGCTGCCCAGACACCGGCTGTCTCGCCTGCTCACCGCCTTCGTCGTGCTCATGGTGGCCTCCTTCGTCGTGGGAGAGCTGCTGGTCATCTCCCATCCCCTCTTCGCCTACTACATGCTCCCCACCCGCGCCGGCCAGCTCATCGCCGGCGCTCTCTGCTATTTCGCGGTACGGCGCTTCGCCGGCGGCGTCTCGTCCCGGACCCGAGGACGCCTGCCGGGCAACAGCCTCGCCCGGACCGGCCTGGAGCTCGGCGCCGGTCTCGGCGTCCTGCTCATCGCCTGGAGCATCGCCGCCCTGGACGGCAATTCCGGCTTCCCCGGCTTCAACGCCGTGCCGGTGACCCTCGGGGCAGCGCTGGTGATCTTCGCTGGATCAACCCCCGGCGGCTCGGGCACAGAATCCCCCACCCTGGTGAGCCGGTTGCTCAGCCGCCCCACCATGGTGGGCATCGGCAGAGCCTCCTACTCCATCTATCTCTGGCACTGGCCGCTGCTGGCGTTCAGCAAGTATGCCTTCGGCCCCCTGAGCCCGTCGCTCCAAGCTTGGAATCTGCTGGCCATCACGGTGCTTTCCTACCTGTCCTATCGATTCATCGAGCTGCCCTTCCGCAAGGACACCGCGCCCTTCTTTTCCGTCGCCCGGAAGTACTTCCTCGTTCCCACGGCGGCGATCCTGACCATCGCCGGCCTGCTCCTGGCCACCGACGGTCTGGGAACCTATTGGAACGACGAACGATATCGTTCGGAGCTGGCCCGGGCCTCCGCCCGCCAGCAAATCCCGGCGAAGGCGGATTTCGTCTGTCAGCGCTGGCGGGTCACCGACGAGCTCTCCCGCACGGACCGCTGCATCATCGGCGGCAACGACGAGCCCCGAACCCTGCTCTGGGGCGACTCCAACGCCGCCCACTACGTCGGTGTTCTGGGAGAGATCGCCCAGGAGCTGAGCTTCTCCTTCCGCAACCTGGCCCACAGCGGCTGCCCCCCGCTACTGGACCGCCCGGAACGCTTCGTCCGCACCTCCCGCAAGGTGAACTGCCGCCGCTCCATGGCGACGGCACGGGACGTCCTCCCGCGCTTCGACCGAATCATCATCGCTGCCAATTGGGATAGTTACCTGTCCCGCTACCCGGAAGAGATCGAGGCCGAGCTGGAAAGAACGGTGCGCGAGCTCCAGGCTGAGGGCAAGGAGCTCTATCTTCTGGGCCGGGTCCCGAGGATCAGCGGCATCGATCTCAAATGCGAGCGCAAGCGGGCCAAGCTCTCCTTCCTCGACTGCCGCCGCCGCTCCGCCGCCCCCCGCTCCGTCACCGACAACGCCAACACCGTCATCCAGGCCATCGCCCGACGCAATGACATCCCCTACTTCGACATCAGCGACCTGCTGTGCAACGAGGAGATGTGCTCCGGATACTTCGACAACCAGCTGGTCTACCGCGACACCGGCCACCTCACCATGGACGGCTCCATCCTCCTGGGCTCGGTCGCGCGCCAGCTGCCGGAAGCCCAACAAATCTTCGCCCCCCTGGCGGGGCCTACCTCCCAGTCCCCCCCACCTCCTCTCCCTTGGACCTCTCCCAGGAGCGACGCCGCCGCAAGCGCGGTATTGGGAGCGGTATCTGAGGTCGGCACGAGCTGGTGTGCCGAGGCCTTCTTCGAAAACTCGAACAACAGCGAACTGTTCTCCACCCCCGCCTGTACCACCG from the Acidobacteriota bacterium genome contains:
- a CDS encoding acyltransferase family protein gives rise to the protein MDNATLPAPVPRTEEPRRRTAENPSTLPYRRDIDGLRAVAVLAVVLFHLDGRWAPGGFVGVDIFFVISAFLITGSIAEQISAGRFSLLEFYRRRMRRILPALTGVVLGTLALGHWILLPSDLERLAQSAISAQLFAANIFFTFSLDTGYFADDASLEPLLHLWSLGVEEQFYFLWPLLLLAGLPRHRLSRLLTAFVVLMVASFVVGELLVISHPLFAYYMLPTRAGQLIAGALCYFAVRRFAGGVSSRTRGRLPGNSLARTGLELGAGLGVLLIAWSIAALDGNSGFPGFNAVPVTLGAALVIFAGSTPGGSGTESPTLVSRLLSRPTMVGIGRASYSIYLWHWPLLAFSKYAFGPLSPSLQAWNLLAITVLSYLSYRFIELPFRKDTAPFFSVARKYFLVPTAAILTIAGLLLATDGLGTYWNDERYRSELARASARQQIPAKADFVCQRWRVTDELSRTDRCIIGGNDEPRTLLWGDSNAAHYVGVLGEIAQELSFSFRNLAHSGCPPLLDRPERFVRTSRKVNCRRSMATARDVLPRFDRIIIAANWDSYLSRYPEEIEAELERTVRELQAEGKELYLLGRVPRISGIDLKCERKRAKLSFLDCRRRSAAPRSVTDNANTVIQAIARRNDIPYFDISDLLCNEEMCSGYFDNQLVYRDTGHLTMDGSILLGSVARQLPEAQQIFAPLAGPTSQSPPPPLPWTSPRSDAAASAVLGAVSEVGTSWCAEAFFENSNNSELFSTPACTTDVGVRSARSHC